Proteins encoded in a region of the Pseudomonadota bacterium genome:
- a CDS encoding PKD domain-containing protein, whose product SGPQTFTITAYDITNNESAHSEPITANKAPQAEIQADGVNNLVAFDASQSKDFDDGTIVEYSWVFGDGSDASSDERIIHEYQPGNYTVTLTVTDNQRTINTTQVNITII is encoded by the coding sequence AAGCGGCCCTCAGACTTTCACCATTACCGCATATGATATAACTAATAACGAAAGCGCTCATTCAGAACCTATTACCGCAAACAAAGCGCCGCAGGCTGAAATTCAAGCAGATGGCGTAAATAACCTCGTGGCTTTTGATGCAAGCCAATCAAAAGATTTCGACGATGGTACAATCGTTGAATATTCATGGGTTTTCGGAGACGGCAGTGACGCCTCCTCGGATGAGAGGATAATCCATGAATATCAGCCAGGCAATTACACTGTAACTCTTACCGTCACTGATAATCAGAGGACAATAAATACAACCCAAGTCAATATAACGATTATCTGA